One part of the Herpetosiphonaceae bacterium genome encodes these proteins:
- a CDS encoding polyprenyl synthetase family protein gives MSSRRSFPLSPALSGSRLSYPFFTYRIGGARATLTARRWFMDLVRLVQNMVTDSVFASQMQHDTARMLNTACSALDDDVKEAILAICCGDGQWQRWCNPALKLSLLAWAPPAPAAPPQMHVLADTSKVDARYVDALHASLPKKHLPQSDSHQNPSLMSLPDLCCAAAGGVHEQAHAVGAAWQILYRALHILDAIEDDDRPDGAWAQWGMGPAVNITTGLLTSSHEALETLLDIGVSAQTARTIRSDFNQTILTMCAGQHHDLTMRQPTLDECWQIAEAKSGHFFALASRSGARLATDDQQVIESFGQFGFHLGVLIQIGDDLSGLWSTSESLSDLRDPDRWTLPVAYAMSTASPEDRKMLAASLQAAASDPVAEAQARGLIIKTGAVLYLMAEAQRHYQHARTILLQLASTTLACDALLSLLQSYLPGEMIGKASSSATPLMQIQPTLVQAA, from the coding sequence TTGTCCTCACGCCGGAGCTTTCCCCTCTCCCCTGCCTTGTCCGGTAGCCGATTGTCATACCCCTTTTTCACATACCGCATAGGCGGTGCGCGAGCGACCCTAACAGCTCGCAGGTGGTTTATGGACCTGGTACGGCTCGTTCAGAACATGGTTACGGACTCAGTCTTCGCGTCTCAGATGCAGCACGATACTGCCCGCATGCTTAACACGGCATGCTCGGCACTGGATGACGACGTCAAAGAAGCTATTCTAGCGATCTGCTGTGGCGATGGGCAGTGGCAGCGTTGGTGTAATCCGGCATTGAAGCTTTCTCTGCTGGCCTGGGCTCCGCCCGCCCCTGCGGCTCCGCCCCAGATGCACGTGCTGGCAGATACATCCAAGGTTGACGCGCGCTATGTGGATGCGCTGCATGCCAGTCTGCCAAAGAAACATCTGCCTCAGTCGGACTCCCACCAGAATCCTTCGTTGATGAGTCTTCCCGATCTCTGCTGCGCGGCAGCAGGTGGCGTTCATGAGCAGGCGCACGCCGTGGGCGCGGCATGGCAGATTTTGTACAGGGCCTTGCATATCCTGGATGCAATCGAGGATGATGATCGTCCCGATGGCGCGTGGGCGCAGTGGGGTATGGGGCCGGCGGTCAATATCACGACCGGATTACTCACCAGCAGCCATGAGGCGTTGGAAACCCTGCTCGATATCGGCGTGAGCGCTCAAACGGCTCGTACGATCAGAAGCGATTTCAACCAGACGATCCTGACCATGTGCGCTGGTCAGCATCACGATCTGACGATGCGCCAGCCAACTCTGGACGAGTGCTGGCAGATCGCCGAGGCGAAGTCGGGCCACTTCTTCGCGCTGGCAAGTCGCTCGGGTGCCAGGCTGGCGACCGATGATCAGCAGGTGATCGAAAGCTTCGGCCAGTTCGGCTTTCACCTCGGAGTGCTGATCCAGATCGGCGACGATCTCAGCGGTCTTTGGTCAACCTCCGAATCCCTCAGCGATCTCCGCGATCCCGATCGCTGGACGCTGCCGGTGGCGTATGCGATGAGTACCGCGTCGCCGGAGGATCGCAAGATGCTTGCAGCCTCCTTACAGGCAGCAGCGAGCGATCCTGTGGCTGAAGCCCAGGCGCGCGGCCTGATTATCAAGACGGGCGCGGTCCTGTACCTGATGGCTGAGGCACAGCGACATTATCAGCATGCCAGAACGATCTTGCTCCAGCTTGCATCGACGACGCTTGCCTGTGATGCGCTGCTGTCGCTGTTGCAATCCTATCTTCCAGGCGAAATGATCGGCAAGGCGAGTAGCTCGGCCACACCGCTGATGCAGATCCAACCGACTCTGGTTCAGGCTGCATAG
- a CDS encoding response regulator transcription factor — translation MITFISFLIVDDTDSYRKLLRQLVQTQCNWAVVGEAADGIEAVRLALRLTPDFVFMDVTLPLLNGIEATRRIKQVLHNTHILVLSGYDDEEFRQQSLLAGASYYLRKEDLDVELIKQFIATLFPSA, via the coding sequence GTGATTACATTTATTTCTTTTCTTATTGTTGATGATACTGATTCCTACCGAAAGCTCTTACGTCAGCTTGTCCAGACCCAGTGCAACTGGGCTGTGGTTGGGGAGGCTGCTGATGGTATAGAGGCAGTTAGATTAGCCCTCCGGCTTACCCCGGATTTTGTGTTCATGGATGTTACCTTGCCGCTGCTGAATGGCATTGAAGCCACTCGACGCATCAAGCAAGTCCTCCACAACACCCATATCCTCGTCTTGAGCGGCTACGACGACGAGGAGTTTCGCCAGCAGAGTTTGTTGGCGGGGGCAAGCTATTACCTACGAAAGGAAGATCTTGATGTCGAGTTGATCAAGCAGTTCATCGCCACACTCTTTCCTTCCGCTTAA
- a CDS encoding histidine kinase gives MHSPLSHRTLLFAPFIVIVFSLLGIGWSVRALISSPYTGADWSQSTGAVIAVDVDGPANGLIQVGDRIIAIDGIPLHAASSHATKAVGDTIQFQISRSGIISDAQVRLQAAPLLVTLRRLMPVIVAITFWLVSVVVLALKPTGTQSWLFLLFCQVFVGALVFGAVNFTGRPWTVRLFQSLLWWVGPITIHFHLYFPLSLQSRYTRLSILACYLIAALGSGLPLVGSSLQEGGLPSGFFSGSLIWMTACLLSVVFLLWQAYRGATTLEIQRQLRLVALGGGVAFISFLILLLVPYALIHQPLLPYDIAFLLLMIIPITYGYAILSYRLIQLDSYVSRIAAYMLVLSTLISMYLVLNIALTKVIPATGQQQATANLVTIVALTSTSIPLYRRLQTIANYVFYGGSYDYRSAVQLVSRTLDQPRNPEVLPQILCSSIQKAMQLECVRLLLLNATGMFTQAGLSCQQCVGEQDQVYLKTTSQIAQYLRDHPYPVYTSEMHTHLNDQALSAHEIRLLGYEHTWLWIPLFAGSRLLGLYIMGPKRGSEVFDVTDLEIVQVIMRLSSVTMQNIQFIDELQQQAAEKEKLHQQVINAREEERKRVARELHDQIIQSLASMNYQLTNLRSQLSPDQGDQVVEVQSNLQQTLVDVRRICADLRPPALDNLGLVSAVRSRLRALQQQSSIEAFLHVSGDPHQPIPEDVALTLFRVMQEALNNVLKHAEAQTVEVQIYIQPDEICLVVRDDGKGFHVPQRLGQLIEDHHFGLVGLRERLEMIRGTLYVSSLTGEGACIRATVPLTPLANSPHEGIVRP, from the coding sequence ATGCACAGCCCCTTATCTCATCGCACACTGCTCTTCGCCCCTTTTATCGTCATCGTCTTCAGCCTACTCGGGATTGGCTGGTCGGTACGAGCACTCATCAGCAGCCCATATACGGGGGCTGATTGGTCACAAAGCACGGGCGCGGTGATTGCTGTCGATGTTGATGGTCCAGCGAATGGACTGATCCAGGTTGGGGACCGAATCATTGCCATCGATGGCATTCCTCTTCATGCGGCATCATCTCACGCCACCAAAGCTGTTGGCGACACAATCCAATTTCAAATATCCCGTTCCGGGATCATAAGCGACGCTCAAGTTCGTTTGCAAGCTGCACCGCTGCTGGTAACACTGCGGCGACTGATGCCCGTGATAGTTGCGATCACCTTTTGGCTCGTCAGCGTGGTAGTGCTGGCGCTCAAGCCGACCGGAACGCAGAGCTGGCTCTTCCTGCTCTTCTGTCAGGTATTTGTTGGCGCGCTGGTATTTGGCGCAGTCAACTTCACCGGTAGGCCCTGGACAGTGCGCCTCTTTCAATCACTGCTCTGGTGGGTTGGCCCGATTACGATTCATTTTCATCTCTACTTTCCTCTGTCGTTGCAATCACGCTATACCCGGCTCAGTATATTGGCGTGCTACCTCATCGCCGCCCTCGGGAGTGGGCTGCCCTTGGTTGGCTCGTCGCTGCAGGAGGGTGGCCTACCCTCAGGCTTCTTCTCCGGCAGCCTGATCTGGATGACAGCCTGCCTGCTCAGTGTCGTATTCTTGCTCTGGCAGGCGTATCGCGGAGCCACCACGCTTGAGATTCAGCGGCAACTGCGGCTCGTGGCGCTTGGCGGGGGCGTGGCATTTATCTCGTTTCTGATTCTGCTGCTGGTGCCCTACGCGCTGATTCATCAACCACTGCTGCCCTATGACATCGCCTTCTTGCTGCTCATGATCATCCCGATCACGTATGGCTATGCGATTCTCAGCTACCGCCTGATCCAGCTCGACTCCTATGTCAGCCGGATCGCAGCCTATATGCTGGTCCTTTCAACACTGATCAGTATGTACCTGGTGCTTAACATTGCCCTCACGAAAGTGATACCCGCCACCGGGCAGCAGCAGGCAACGGCGAATCTGGTGACAATCGTCGCGTTGACGAGCACATCGATCCCATTGTACCGACGACTCCAGACGATCGCCAACTATGTGTTCTACGGCGGCTCGTACGATTACCGATCGGCGGTGCAGCTGGTGAGCCGCACGCTGGATCAACCGCGCAACCCCGAGGTCTTGCCTCAGATTTTGTGCAGCAGCATTCAAAAAGCCATGCAGCTGGAGTGTGTGCGCCTGCTCCTCCTGAATGCAACCGGCATGTTCACACAAGCCGGGCTATCCTGCCAGCAGTGCGTCGGGGAGCAAGATCAGGTGTACCTGAAAACGACCAGTCAGATCGCCCAATACCTGCGCGACCATCCGTACCCGGTTTACACCTCGGAAATGCACACGCACTTGAACGACCAGGCGCTCTCAGCGCATGAAATACGGCTGTTAGGCTACGAGCACACCTGGCTCTGGATACCTTTGTTTGCTGGTAGTCGCCTGCTTGGTCTCTACATTATGGGTCCTAAGCGCGGCAGCGAAGTATTCGATGTCACCGACCTTGAGATCGTGCAGGTCATTATGCGCCTGTCGAGCGTTACAATGCAAAATATCCAGTTTATCGATGAGCTACAACAACAGGCGGCTGAGAAAGAAAAGCTTCACCAGCAGGTAATCAACGCTCGCGAGGAGGAGCGCAAGCGTGTGGCGCGGGAACTCCACGATCAGATCATTCAATCGCTAGCCAGCATGAACTACCAGCTGACCAATCTCCGTAGCCAGCTGAGCCCGGATCAGGGGGATCAAGTTGTTGAGGTGCAATCCAACTTGCAACAAACGCTGGTCGATGTGCGACGCATCTGCGCCGATCTGCGTCCGCCCGCCCTTGATAATTTGGGTCTGGTTTCTGCGGTGCGGTCACGGCTGCGGGCGCTGCAGCAGCAGAGTTCGATCGAAGCTTTCCTGCATGTGAGCGGCGATCCGCACCAGCCGATTCCTGAGGACGTAGCGCTCACGCTGTTTCGCGTGATGCAGGAGGCACTGAACAACGTTCTAAAACACGCGGAGGCGCAGACCGTCGAAGTGCAGATCTATATCCAGCCAGACGAAATCTGTCTCGTCGTGCGGGATGATGGTAAAGGCTTTCACGTTCCGCAACGACTTGGTCAACTGATTGAAGACCATCATTTTGGTTTAGTTGGGTTGCGCGAACGGTTAGAAATGATTCGCGGTACATTGTACGTATCTTCTTTAACTGGAGAAGGCGCTTGTATCCGTGCAACCGTTCCTTTAACACCGCTAGCCAATTCCCCGCATGAAGGAATCGTACGGCCATGA
- a CDS encoding response regulator transcription factor, which produces MTDPLSHKAIPESHRLRVVVADDHPIMRSGIANELRRHPDIEVIGEAVNGDQALALVRSYDVDVLVLDVNMPGLKALHLLRELEALRSPTRVLIITGQNDSEYVITLIKSGAKGYLLKDEEPATITTAVRTVARGKTWLSPQVLDTVLDHTVRDTDTLDEPELSSRETEVLRLLSEGRSNQEIGEQLGISERTVRFHLRNIYDKLGLKRGQAIAWAVRNRLGEE; this is translated from the coding sequence ATGACTGATCCTCTTTCTCATAAGGCCATACCAGAATCACACCGGCTTCGAGTTGTCGTCGCCGATGATCATCCGATTATGCGCTCTGGCATCGCCAATGAGCTGCGGCGACATCCCGATATCGAGGTGATCGGCGAGGCTGTTAACGGTGATCAAGCCTTAGCGCTGGTCCGCTCATACGACGTAGATGTGCTGGTGCTGGATGTTAATATGCCAGGGCTGAAAGCGCTGCATCTGCTGCGCGAGCTTGAAGCCCTGCGCAGCCCGACCCGCGTCTTGATTATCACGGGGCAAAATGACTCCGAATACGTCATCACCCTGATCAAGTCGGGCGCCAAGGGGTACCTTCTGAAAGACGAGGAGCCTGCCACGATCACCACCGCTGTGCGGACTGTCGCCAGGGGCAAAACCTGGCTCAGCCCGCAGGTGCTTGATACCGTGCTCGACCACACCGTCCGCGATACCGATACGCTGGACGAGCCTGAGCTGAGCAGCCGGGAAACCGAGGTCCTGCGCCTGCTCTCAGAGGGACGGTCGAATCAGGAGATCGGCGAGCAGCTCGGTATTAGCGAACGTACCGTGCGCTTTCACCTGCGCAATATCTACGATAAGCTCGGCTTGAAGCGCGGCCAGGCCATCGCGTGGGCCGTGCGTAATCGCTTAGGCGAAGAGTAG
- a CDS encoding DUF1702 family protein yields the protein MTVSFGHVRRSVFGISMRETTVARRGFRVDQADVRLRLERVGQTFLLGYHAAIKTSAPLTLAHQLDEVESEFRGFAYEGAGMGLALLDQLTPWRPYRVQAFLEGPGNHHAYMIHVGIGWMWARLCWRIERPLAKLDPMLRWLAVDGYGFHQGYFHWQKYIVERAMPPRISGYAQRAFDQGLGRSLWFVEGTDIPRVVNRIESFPSERQADLWSGVGLACTYAGGVDRAAIEALQQSAGAYRVHLAQGASFAAKARQRAGNPTSHANMACEVLCGRSADDAAHVTDIALAQLPADGADPMYEIWRRRIRAHFAEEAVTS from the coding sequence ATGACTGTATCTTTTGGACATGTACGAAGATCGGTCTTTGGCATCTCAATGCGCGAGACGACCGTGGCCCGTCGCGGCTTTCGGGTCGATCAGGCGGATGTGCGGCTGCGCCTGGAGCGCGTCGGGCAAACGTTTCTGCTGGGCTACCATGCCGCGATCAAGACGAGCGCGCCCCTCACGCTTGCCCACCAGCTCGACGAGGTTGAGTCCGAGTTTCGCGGCTTTGCCTATGAGGGCGCAGGCATGGGACTGGCGCTGCTGGATCAGCTGACACCGTGGCGGCCCTATCGCGTGCAAGCCTTTCTGGAAGGTCCCGGCAACCATCACGCGTACATGATTCATGTGGGCATCGGCTGGATGTGGGCGCGGCTCTGCTGGCGGATCGAGCGACCGCTTGCCAAGCTCGATCCAATGCTGCGCTGGCTGGCCGTGGATGGCTACGGCTTTCACCAGGGCTACTTCCACTGGCAGAAATATATTGTCGAGCGGGCGATGCCGCCACGAATCTCGGGCTACGCGCAGCGGGCGTTCGACCAGGGCCTTGGACGCAGCCTGTGGTTTGTCGAAGGGACCGACATCCCTCGCGTTGTGAACAGGATCGAGTCGTTTCCCTCGGAGCGACAAGCCGATTTGTGGAGCGGTGTCGGACTAGCATGCACCTATGCGGGCGGCGTGGATCGAGCGGCGATCGAAGCGTTGCAACAGAGCGCGGGCGCATATCGGGTACACCTCGCGCAGGGCGCGTCCTTCGCTGCCAAAGCGCGGCAGCGGGCTGGCAATCCAACCAGCCATGCAAACATGGCCTGTGAGGTGCTGTGCGGTCGCTCCGCCGATGATGCCGCCCATGTAACCGACATCGCCCTTGCGCAGCTACCCGCCGACGGTGCCGATCCGATGTATGAGATCTGGCGTCGGCGCATTCGCGCCCATTTTGCTGAGGAGGCTGTGACATCATGA
- a CDS encoding CRTAC1 family protein, giving the protein MTGPGSFLRRFSTRLVALAIIAALYSLTWPPAYAQSQRDELAAQFDFSYTPLPEVPGLPLKSIRNVNPSLKQISAWISSVGASIALNDLDGDSLANDACYVDTRVDRVIVAPVPGTGERYPLFTLDAAPLRFDPATMAPMGCLPGDLNEDGLMDVVAYYWGRTPVAFIQQSRVAEQPLSSATYARQEIVPGEERWFTNAATFADLDGDGHLDLIVGNYFPDGAHILDANSKHPEQMQHSMSRAYNAGWKHFLLWSGATSGAHPSVSFTDTPLRIDDRMLTGWTLAIGASDLDGDMLPELYFANDFGPDRLLHNRSTPGRLDFVPLLGERTITTPGSKILGHDSFKGMGVDFGDLNRDGLTDIFVSNIATEYALEESNMLFVNTGQFDKIRSGTAPFVDESEPLGLSRGGWGWDVRLDDFNNDGVLEALQATGFIRGSVNRWPELQELAMSSDELLANPKSWPRFEEGADIAGHQHNPFFVRAGDGRYYDLAAEIGVDEPHVTRGLATADVDGDGSLDLAIANQWSASGVYRNQSPNTNAFLGLRLRLPVGTSTTASIQAQSGLVALGHPAVGATATVHLPDGRTLVAQVDGGNGHSGKRSSDLHFGLGDVPSTTPLQVNLQWRDTSGTIHRETTYLTAGWHTIQLGS; this is encoded by the coding sequence ATGACCGGACCAGGAAGCTTTCTTCGCCGCTTTAGCACGCGGCTGGTCGCGCTTGCGATCATCGCCGCACTCTACTCGTTGACCTGGCCGCCCGCGTATGCCCAGAGCCAGCGTGACGAGCTTGCCGCTCAATTCGACTTTAGCTACACCCCGTTGCCCGAAGTGCCTGGCCTGCCGCTCAAATCGATCCGCAACGTCAATCCCAGCCTGAAGCAAATCTCGGCCTGGATCTCCTCGGTCGGCGCGTCGATCGCGCTCAACGATCTGGACGGCGATAGCCTCGCCAACGATGCATGTTATGTCGACACACGGGTGGATCGGGTGATTGTCGCGCCGGTGCCAGGAACGGGCGAGCGCTACCCGCTCTTCACCCTTGACGCCGCGCCGCTGCGCTTTGATCCCGCGACGATGGCACCTATGGGCTGCCTGCCGGGCGATCTCAACGAAGACGGGCTGATGGACGTGGTGGCCTACTACTGGGGCCGCACGCCCGTTGCCTTCATCCAGCAATCTCGCGTCGCGGAGCAGCCGCTGTCATCCGCAACCTACGCCCGCCAGGAGATCGTGCCGGGCGAGGAGCGCTGGTTTACCAACGCCGCCACCTTTGCCGATCTGGATGGCGACGGTCATCTCGACCTGATCGTCGGCAATTACTTCCCCGACGGCGCGCATATTCTGGATGCCAATTCGAAGCATCCCGAGCAGATGCAGCATTCGATGTCACGGGCTTATAACGCCGGATGGAAGCATTTTCTGCTCTGGTCGGGTGCGACGAGCGGCGCTCATCCCTCGGTGAGCTTCACCGACACACCGCTGCGCATCGATGACCGGATGCTGACCGGCTGGACTCTCGCCATCGGCGCAAGCGATCTGGACGGCGATATGCTCCCCGAACTGTATTTTGCTAACGACTTCGGCCCCGACCGGCTGCTGCATAACCGCTCCACGCCGGGAAGGCTGGATTTTGTGCCGCTCCTGGGCGAACGAACCATCACCACACCCGGCTCCAAAATCCTGGGCCATGATTCGTTCAAAGGCATGGGTGTGGACTTTGGCGACCTGAACCGCGACGGCCTGACAGACATCTTTGTCAGCAATATCGCCACCGAGTACGCCCTGGAAGAAAGCAACATGCTCTTTGTTAACACGGGCCAGTTCGACAAGATCCGCAGCGGGACCGCGCCCTTTGTGGACGAGAGCGAGCCGCTCGGGCTATCGCGTGGCGGCTGGGGATGGGATGTCCGCCTCGACGATTTCAACAATGACGGCGTGCTTGAAGCGCTCCAGGCGACAGGGTTTATTCGAGGTTCGGTTAATCGCTGGCCTGAGCTGCAAGAGCTGGCGATGAGTAGTGACGAACTGCTCGCCAATCCCAAGAGCTGGCCGCGCTTCGAGGAAGGCGCCGATATTGCCGGACATCAGCACAACCCATTCTTTGTCCGGGCTGGTGATGGGCGCTACTACGATCTGGCCGCTGAGATCGGCGTTGACGAGCCGCATGTAACCCGTGGTCTGGCAACGGCGGATGTGGACGGCGACGGCAGCCTGGATCTTGCGATCGCGAACCAGTGGTCTGCCTCGGGCGTGTACCGTAACCAGAGCCCGAACACCAATGCATTTCTTGGGCTGCGGCTACGCTTACCCGTCGGCACCAGCACGACGGCGAGCATCCAGGCTCAGTCGGGATTGGTGGCGCTGGGTCATCCGGCAGTCGGCGCGACAGCAACCGTGCACCTGCCTGACGGTCGCACCCTGGTGGCGCAGGTCGACGGTGGAAATGGTCATTCCGGCAAGCGCAGCTCGGATCTCCACTTTGGCCTGGGCGATGTGCCGAGCACGACACCGCTACAGGTCAATCTGCAATGGCGCGACACCAGCGGCACGATTCACCGCGAAACCACCTATCTCACGGCGGGTTGGCACACGATCCAACTCGGCTCTTAA